A DNA window from uncultured Methanoregula sp. contains the following coding sequences:
- a CDS encoding zinc-ribbon domain-containing protein: MFCQKCGAENPDGGKFCNSCGAALVELSGNSKHNEVILAKIATKEQQIKDISQVGPAILIVFGILVCITIVGIVLGLILIGIGIWWSTSRDNEGKKLKNEIKELKAEMET; the protein is encoded by the coding sequence ATGTTCTGTCAGAAATGCGGTGCAGAGAATCCCGATGGCGGCAAATTCTGCAACAGTTGCGGTGCGGCCCTTGTGGAATTGTCCGGGAACTCAAAGCACAACGAGGTCATACTAGCGAAGATCGCCACTAAAGAACAGCAGATTAAAGACATCAGTCAGGTTGGGCCCGCGATTCTTATCGTCTTCGGCATTCTGGTTTGCATCACAATTGTTGGGATCGTCCTCGGCCTTATCTTGATCGGGATAGGTATCTGGTGGAGTACTTCACGAGACAACGAAGGAAAGAAACTCAAAAACGAGATTAAAGAATTAAAGGCAGAAATGGAGACATAA
- the ruvC gene encoding crossover junction endodeoxyribonuclease RuvC, translating into MIVIGIDPGLARLGYAVIECGNGKIRPVVYGCIETSGKTARTSERLLQISDAVESLFEKHVPAHLAIEKLFFTNNITSAMNVSEVRGVVLLAAEKRKIAITEYTPNQVKQAITGSGRADKRQMQEMIKRLLHLDEIPKPDDAADALSIALCHIHILR; encoded by the coding sequence ATGATCGTGATCGGTATCGACCCCGGGCTGGCCCGGCTGGGCTATGCGGTGATTGAGTGCGGGAACGGGAAGATCCGGCCGGTTGTCTACGGATGTATCGAAACGTCCGGTAAAACTGCCCGTACTTCCGAGCGGCTCCTGCAGATCTCCGATGCGGTCGAATCACTCTTCGAGAAACACGTCCCTGCCCACCTTGCAATCGAGAAACTGTTCTTTACCAATAACATCACATCGGCTATGAATGTCAGTGAAGTGAGGGGAGTTGTTCTCCTCGCAGCCGAGAAGAGAAAGATCGCGATCACGGAATACACGCCAAACCAGGTGAAGCAGGCCATCACCGGCTCGGGGCGTGCCGACAAGCGCCAGATGCAGGAGATGATCAAACGGCTCCTCCATCTCGATGAAATCCCAAAACCGGACGATGCAGCCGATGCGCTTTCGATTGCCTTATGCCATATCCATATCCTGAGGTAG
- the mch gene encoding methenyltetrahydromethanopterin cyclohydrolase, which produces MLSVNELALEIFDNLADLAEEFNCAYHELDNGARIVDCGVSVRGGYAAGRAFTEICMGGLGEVNFRMGQIKEFPMPFIDVNTDFPSIACLGAQKAGWTVKVGNYFAMGSGPARALSLKPKHTFEVIEYEDDYDCAVICLESDHLPNAEVMDKIAEECHIDVANVCAVVAPTSSMVGSIQVSGRCVETAIYKLNELGFDTKKIIAAIGTAPIPPVRGPKLAMGVTNDATIYHGRINLTMKAPEIKDYLDRIPSNKSKGYGKPFNDIFKEAGYDFYKIDTALFSPAEVIINELSTGSVYHVGAVNTDVTLKSFGLQ; this is translated from the coding sequence ATGTTAAGTGTTAACGAACTGGCACTGGAGATTTTTGATAATCTGGCAGATTTGGCAGAGGAATTCAACTGCGCATACCATGAACTCGACAACGGCGCCCGCATCGTAGACTGCGGTGTGAGCGTCAGAGGGGGATACGCAGCAGGCCGGGCTTTTACCGAGATCTGCATGGGCGGCCTCGGCGAAGTCAACTTCCGGATGGGACAGATCAAGGAGTTCCCGATGCCGTTCATCGACGTCAACACCGACTTTCCGTCGATTGCTTGCCTCGGTGCACAGAAGGCGGGCTGGACCGTCAAGGTAGGCAACTACTTTGCCATGGGCAGCGGTCCCGCCAGGGCACTCTCGCTCAAGCCGAAGCACACGTTCGAGGTCATCGAATACGAGGATGACTATGACTGTGCAGTCATCTGTCTTGAGAGCGACCACCTCCCGAACGCCGAAGTAATGGATAAGATCGCAGAAGAGTGTCACATTGATGTTGCAAATGTCTGCGCTGTAGTTGCGCCGACCTCCTCCATGGTCGGGTCCATTCAGGTCTCCGGCCGCTGTGTCGAGACCGCGATCTACAAGCTCAACGAGCTCGGTTTTGACACCAAGAAGATCATCGCCGCTATCGGTACTGCACCCATTCCGCCGGTTAGGGGTCCCAAGCTCGCCATGGGCGTGACAAATGACGCCACCATCTACCACGGCCGGATCAACCTTACCATGAAGGCACCCGAGATCAAGGACTACCTCGACAGGATCCCGAGCAACAAATCCAAGGGATATGGCAAGCCGTTCAACGACATCTTCAAGGAAGCAGGTTACGACTTCTACAAGATCGATACTGCACTCTTCTCACCGGCCGAGGTCATCATCAACGAGCTCTCGACGGGATCGGTCTACCATGTCGGTGCCGTCAATACCGATGTGACCCTGAAGTCCTTCGGGCTCCAGTAA